The following coding sequences are from one Streptomyces dengpaensis window:
- a CDS encoding endonuclease I family protein encodes MPATLTRRRWKPLALATSAVLVGLTLPALTATPAGATTTAYDDTYYADAIGKTGPSLKSSLHTIISDQTTISYSAVWTALKVTDQDPNNSNNVKLLYSGISRSKSLNGGATGNWNREHVWAQSHGDFGTSAGPGTDLHHLRPEDVQVNSIRGNKDFDNGGSSFTNSGGSLTDSNSFEPRDAVKGDVARMILYMAVRYEGGDSWPDLEPNDAVTNGSVPYHGRLSVLKQWNDEDPPDAFEENRNQVIYDTYQHNRNPFIDHPEWVESIW; translated from the coding sequence ATGCCCGCGACGCTGACACGCCGCCGCTGGAAGCCCCTGGCGCTCGCCACGTCGGCTGTCCTGGTCGGCCTCACTCTCCCCGCGCTGACCGCGACCCCGGCCGGCGCCACGACCACGGCGTACGACGACACGTACTACGCCGACGCGATCGGCAAGACCGGCCCGAGCCTCAAGTCCTCGCTGCACACGATCATCAGCGACCAGACGACGATCTCGTACTCGGCCGTCTGGACCGCGCTGAAGGTGACGGACCAGGACCCGAACAACAGCAACAACGTGAAGCTGCTGTACTCGGGCATCTCCCGCAGCAAGTCGCTGAACGGCGGCGCCACCGGCAACTGGAACCGCGAGCACGTGTGGGCCCAGTCCCACGGCGACTTCGGCACCTCGGCCGGCCCCGGCACGGACCTCCACCACCTGCGCCCCGAGGACGTCCAGGTCAACAGCATCCGCGGCAACAAGGACTTCGACAACGGCGGCAGCTCGTTCACCAACAGCGGCGGCAGCCTCACCGACTCGAACTCCTTCGAGCCGCGCGACGCCGTCAAGGGCGACGTGGCCCGCATGATCCTCTACATGGCCGTGCGCTACGAGGGCGGCGACAGCTGGCCCGACCTGGAGCCGAACGACGCGGTCACCAACGGCAGCGTCCCCTACCACGGCCGCCTCTCGGTCCTGAAGCAGTGGAACGACGAGGACCCGCCGGACGCCTTCGAGGAGAACCGCAACCAGGTCATCTACGACACCTACCAGCACAACCGCAACCCGTTCATCGACCACCCGGAGTGGGTCGAGTCGATCTGGTAA
- a CDS encoding serine hydrolase, with the protein MTHRIARGTRVLAASLGAGVIVPIVVAAAPAAAATTPTVSCTSNQAGLATKLQKDITAALANRKGTIAVGLYDRSTNTRCTLRSSTAFDSASVVKVTVLATLLWDAKKHNRYLTAREAELATAMITKSDNASTSTLWKQLGVTKIKGFLTAAGMTQTVPGANGYWGLTRITVQDEQKLLALVTARNSVLSDNSRAYTLKLMGKVVSSQRWGTPAGAPSSVAVHVKNGWLSRSTYGWRVHSVGTFNGGGHDYMISVLTHGNSTMDYGIATIQGVARAIHKDLVV; encoded by the coding sequence ATGACTCACCGGATAGCCCGGGGTACCCGTGTGCTCGCAGCGAGCCTCGGTGCTGGAGTGATCGTGCCGATCGTCGTGGCCGCGGCGCCCGCCGCCGCGGCCACCACGCCGACGGTCAGCTGTACGTCGAACCAGGCGGGCCTGGCCACCAAGCTGCAGAAGGACATCACCGCGGCGCTCGCGAACCGCAAGGGCACGATCGCGGTCGGCCTCTACGACCGCAGCACCAACACCCGATGCACCCTGCGGAGCAGCACCGCCTTCGACTCGGCCAGCGTCGTGAAGGTGACGGTGCTCGCCACGCTGCTGTGGGACGCCAAGAAGCACAACCGCTACTTGACGGCGCGCGAGGCCGAACTCGCCACCGCCATGATCACCAAGTCGGACAACGCCTCCACCAGCACGCTGTGGAAGCAGCTGGGCGTGACGAAGATCAAGGGCTTCCTCACCGCCGCCGGGATGACCCAGACCGTGCCGGGCGCCAACGGCTACTGGGGGCTCACCCGGATCACCGTCCAGGACGAGCAGAAGCTGCTTGCCCTCGTCACGGCCAGGAACTCCGTCCTGAGCGACAACTCCCGCGCGTACACCCTCAAGCTGATGGGCAAGGTCGTCTCCTCGCAGCGCTGGGGTACGCCGGCGGGGGCGCCCTCGTCCGTGGCCGTGCACGTCAAGAACGGCTGGCTCTCGCGGTCCACATACGGCTGGCGCGTGCACAGCGTCGGCACGTTCAACGGCGGCGGCCACGACTACATGATCTCCGTGCTCACGCATGGGAACAGCACCATGGACTACGGCATCGCCACCATCCAGGGCGTGGCCAGGGCCATCCACAAGGACCTCGTGGTCTGA
- a CDS encoding PucR family transcriptional regulator, which yields MEEPSTMSDAQPPSAPAVPPTPAVPLSALLARDDLALRQIAGPVDEATVIFWVHTSEMADPYPYLLGGELLLTAGVHIPEAAGSGTYFDDYVSRIVAAGGAALGFGLAPVHDTVPRALVAACDAYGLPLLEVPPQTTFSGIARAVWQLMAQARLAELRRVTEAQQSLAAAAARPDPVPAVLRQLAQRVGGWAVLYGPDGVELAGAGRVSGADSALPVTQSLAELAAVVRPGEGKGAVPSSATDTVGGVYLAAYALGAGQGFVLGVAAPRREPGDHTIASVAAVLLSLLTGEHQSVSGAARSAALVRLLLGAEPESVAPLLGGERWVVVHARPAGDGPAPDAVSASALGAALGSALVDAGDDVVRVLVPGDREPAAQPGWTCGVSAPVGPHEWAAADTQAARALARARATRTALVRHGERPALADLVPPADAEAHAHALLAPVSATPALTETLRTWLSLHGSWDRTAVALSVHRNTVRQRIARCAALLGMDLDDPDVRMELWFALREG from the coding sequence ATGGAGGAACCGTCCACCATGTCGGACGCACAGCCACCTTCTGCACCTGCCGTACCCCCCACGCCCGCGGTGCCGCTGTCGGCGCTCCTGGCCCGCGATGACCTGGCCCTGCGCCAGATCGCGGGCCCGGTGGACGAGGCGACGGTGATCTTCTGGGTGCACACGTCGGAGATGGCGGACCCGTACCCGTATCTGCTCGGCGGCGAGCTGCTGCTGACGGCCGGGGTCCACATCCCGGAGGCCGCCGGCTCCGGTACCTACTTCGACGACTACGTCTCCCGGATCGTGGCGGCGGGCGGCGCGGCGCTCGGCTTCGGCCTTGCCCCGGTGCACGACACGGTTCCCCGGGCGCTGGTGGCGGCGTGCGACGCGTACGGCCTTCCGCTGCTGGAGGTCCCGCCCCAGACCACGTTCTCGGGCATCGCGCGGGCGGTCTGGCAGCTGATGGCGCAGGCCCGGCTGGCCGAACTGCGACGGGTGACGGAGGCCCAGCAGAGCCTGGCGGCCGCGGCGGCGCGCCCTGACCCGGTACCGGCCGTGCTGCGACAGCTGGCCCAGCGGGTGGGGGGCTGGGCGGTGCTGTACGGACCGGACGGGGTGGAGCTGGCGGGGGCGGGGAGGGTGTCAGGGGCCGACAGCGCGCTCCCGGTCACGCAGTCCCTCGCCGAGCTGGCCGCTGTTGTGCGGCCCGGGGAGGGGAAGGGGGCCGTGCCCTCCTCCGCGACCGACACCGTGGGTGGGGTGTACCTCGCGGCGTACGCGCTGGGCGCCGGGCAGGGCTTCGTCCTCGGGGTCGCGGCGCCGCGTCGGGAACCCGGGGATCACACCATCGCCTCCGTCGCCGCTGTACTGCTCTCCCTCCTCACCGGGGAGCACCAGAGCGTGAGCGGGGCGGCGCGGTCGGCGGCCCTGGTGCGGTTGCTGCTGGGAGCCGAGCCGGAGTCGGTCGCGCCGTTGCTGGGCGGGGAACGGTGGGTCGTCGTGCACGCGCGGCCCGCCGGGGACGGCCCCGCGCCGGACGCCGTCTCCGCGTCCGCGCTGGGGGCGGCGCTGGGGTCCGCGCTGGTCGACGCGGGCGACGACGTCGTACGCGTCCTCGTCCCCGGCGACCGCGAGCCCGCCGCGCAGCCGGGCTGGACCTGCGGGGTCAGCGCGCCCGTCGGCCCGCACGAGTGGGCGGCGGCCGACACACAGGCGGCCCGCGCCCTGGCCCGCGCCCGCGCGACCCGCACCGCACTCGTCCGCCACGGCGAGCGCCCCGCCCTCGCGGACCTCGTCCCCCCGGCCGACGCCGAGGCCCACGCCCACGCGCTCCTCGCCCCGGTCTCCGCCACCCCCGCCCTCACCGAGACCCTCCGCACGTGGCTCTCCCTGCACGGCAGCTGGGACCGCACGGCGGTGGCCCTGTCCGTCCACCGCAACACCGTCCGCCAACGCATCGCGCGGTGCGCGGCGTTGCTGGGGATGGACCTCGACGACCCTGACGTGCGGATGGAGCTGTGGTTCGCGTTGCGGGAGGGCTGA
- a CDS encoding thiamine pyrophosphate-binding protein encodes MTHDHDLVLRPSAAQTEAALNPPPGRNGGDLVVETLSGLGATTVFGLPGQHALGMFDALRRSSLRYIGLRVENNAGFAADAYGRITGEAAPLLLSTGPGALTSLAALQEAASASAPVLAISSQIPTAGLGGGRHGYLHELPDQSASFRGVVKSVHTVRTQSQIPSAIAEAWKSALTAPHGPVWVEIPQDVLLAATHLPVVTAMDATPEDVVPRPELTAVAADLLSHAERPAIIAGGGVVRADASGKLRQLAEKLQAPVVTTFGGKGAFPWTHPLSLQSWLEDRHTTDFLEDADVLLVVGSGLGELSSNYHTFKPRGRVIQIEADLGKLESNHPALGIHADARLALQALLETVSERADDTAPDRVRTLLAKVADCIASQELALEQDVLASVRRALPSSSPSFWDMTILAYWAWSAFDPRGANTMHSAQGAGGLGYGFPAALGAAAADPTRPVLAVSGDGGALYSIAELATARQYGLNVTWLIVDDGGYGILREYMTDAFGQSTATELSRPDYVALAESFGVPGIHTSPETLEEDLARALATPGPSVVVLPAVLRMFAPTHLG; translated from the coding sequence GTGACGCACGACCACGACCTGGTACTCCGTCCGTCCGCCGCGCAGACGGAGGCCGCGCTGAACCCTCCCCCCGGCCGCAACGGCGGAGACCTGGTCGTGGAGACCCTCTCCGGTCTCGGTGCGACGACCGTCTTCGGCCTGCCGGGCCAGCACGCGCTGGGCATGTTCGACGCCCTGCGCCGGTCTTCGCTCCGGTACATCGGCCTGCGCGTCGAGAACAACGCCGGGTTCGCGGCGGACGCTTACGGCCGGATCACCGGTGAGGCGGCTCCGCTGCTGCTGTCGACGGGGCCGGGCGCGCTGACGTCGCTGGCGGCGTTGCAGGAGGCGGCATCGGCCTCCGCGCCCGTCCTGGCGATCAGCAGCCAGATCCCGACGGCGGGTCTGGGCGGCGGCCGGCATGGCTACCTGCACGAACTCCCGGACCAGTCGGCCTCGTTCAGGGGCGTGGTGAAGTCGGTTCACACGGTCCGTACGCAGTCGCAGATCCCCTCGGCGATCGCCGAGGCGTGGAAGTCGGCGCTGACGGCTCCGCACGGCCCGGTGTGGGTGGAGATCCCGCAGGACGTCCTCCTCGCCGCAACGCACCTGCCGGTGGTCACGGCGATGGACGCGACGCCGGAGGACGTGGTCCCGCGCCCCGAACTGACGGCGGTGGCCGCAGACTTGCTGTCCCACGCCGAGCGCCCGGCGATCATCGCGGGCGGAGGCGTCGTACGAGCGGACGCGTCGGGCAAGCTGCGGCAGCTCGCGGAGAAGCTTCAGGCACCGGTCGTGACGACCTTCGGCGGCAAGGGCGCGTTCCCGTGGACGCACCCCCTCTCCCTCCAGTCCTGGCTGGAGGACCGCCACACCACGGACTTCCTGGAGGACGCGGACGTACTCCTGGTCGTCGGCTCGGGCCTCGGCGAACTCTCCTCGAACTACCACACGTTCAAGCCCCGCGGCCGTGTGATCCAGATCGAGGCCGACCTCGGCAAGCTGGAGTCCAACCACCCGGCACTCGGCATCCACGCGGACGCGCGCCTGGCCCTGCAGGCGCTGCTGGAGACGGTGTCGGAGCGGGCGGACGACACGGCACCGGACCGCGTACGAACGCTGCTCGCGAAGGTCGCCGATTGCATCGCTTCTCAGGAACTCGCCCTGGAACAGGACGTGTTGGCGTCGGTACGCCGGGCGCTCCCGTCCTCGTCCCCGTCCTTCTGGGATATGACGATCCTCGCCTACTGGGCGTGGTCCGCCTTCGACCCACGCGGGGCGAACACCATGCACTCGGCCCAGGGCGCGGGCGGCCTCGGCTACGGCTTCCCGGCGGCGCTGGGCGCGGCGGCGGCCGACCCGACGCGACCGGTGCTGGCGGTCTCGGGCGACGGAGGAGCCCTGTACTCCATCGCCGAACTGGCGACGGCCAGGCAGTACGGCCTGAACGTCACCTGGCTCATCGTCGACGACGGCGGCTACGGCATCCTCCGCGAGTACATGACGGACGCCTTCGGCCAGTCGACGGCGACGGAACTGTCCCGCCCGGACTACGTGGCCCTGGCCGAGTCCTTCGGCGTCCCGGGCATCCACACGTCTCCCGAGACCTTGGAGGAGGACCTCGCCAGGGCCCTGGCCACGCCCGGCCCCTCGGTGGTCGTACTCCCCGCCGTCCTGCGGATGTTCGCGCCGACGCATCTGGGCTGA
- a CDS encoding sodium:solute symporter: MAVDYIVIVVYLAGMLVMGWWGMRRARSKSEFLVAGRRLGPSMYSGTMAAIVLGGASTIGGVGLGYQYGLSGAWMVFTIGLGLLALSIFFSARIARLKVYTVSEMLDLRYGGRAGVISGVVMWAYTLMLAVTSTIAYATIFDVLFDMNRTLAIVLGGSIVVAYSTLGGMWSITITDMVQFVVKTIGVLLLLLPIAVVKAGGFSEMKAKLPTEYFDPLGIGGETIFTYVLIYTFGMLIGQDIWQRVFTARSDKTAKWGGTVAGTYCLVYALAGAVIGTAAKVLYPKLPSADAAFATIVKDELPVGVRGLVLAAALAAVMSTSSGALIACATVANNDIWSRLRGVVKRDGEEHDEVKGNRTFILIMGIAVIGTAIALNDVVQALTVAYNLLVGGLLVPILGGLLWKRGTGQGALASVVVGGVAVIGLMATYGILANEPIYYGLLSSLVTYVVVSLATKPTDAAVLAAWRDRLAGRTPELASEPVPAHQ, from the coding sequence ATGGCCGTCGACTACATAGTGATCGTCGTCTATTTGGCCGGCATGCTGGTCATGGGCTGGTGGGGCATGCGCCGCGCCAGGTCCAAGAGTGAGTTCCTCGTGGCTGGGCGGCGGCTCGGGCCCTCCATGTACTCCGGGACGATGGCGGCGATCGTCCTCGGCGGCGCGTCCACCATCGGCGGCGTCGGGCTCGGGTACCAGTACGGGCTGTCCGGGGCCTGGATGGTCTTCACCATCGGCCTCGGCCTCCTCGCCCTCTCCATCTTCTTCTCCGCCCGCATCGCCCGCCTGAAGGTCTACACCGTCTCCGAGATGCTGGACCTGCGGTACGGCGGGCGGGCGGGCGTCATCTCCGGCGTGGTCATGTGGGCGTACACCCTCATGCTCGCGGTCACCTCGACCATCGCCTACGCCACGATCTTCGACGTCCTCTTCGACATGAACCGGACGCTCGCGATCGTCCTCGGCGGCTCGATCGTCGTCGCCTACTCGACGCTCGGCGGCATGTGGTCGATCACCATCACCGACATGGTGCAGTTCGTCGTGAAGACCATCGGCGTGCTCCTTCTCCTTCTCCCCATCGCCGTCGTCAAGGCCGGCGGGTTCAGCGAGATGAAGGCCAAGCTGCCCACCGAGTACTTCGACCCGCTGGGCATCGGCGGCGAGACGATCTTCACGTACGTGCTGATCTATACGTTCGGCATGCTCATCGGGCAGGACATCTGGCAGCGCGTCTTCACCGCGCGCAGCGACAAGACCGCCAAGTGGGGCGGCACCGTCGCGGGCACCTACTGCCTGGTGTACGCCCTCGCGGGCGCCGTCATCGGTACCGCGGCCAAGGTCCTCTACCCGAAGCTGCCCAGTGCGGACGCTGCCTTCGCGACCATCGTCAAGGACGAACTCCCGGTCGGCGTACGGGGACTGGTGCTCGCCGCGGCCCTGGCGGCCGTCATGTCCACCTCCTCCGGCGCACTCATCGCCTGCGCCACCGTCGCGAACAACGACATCTGGTCGCGGTTGCGCGGAGTCGTGAAGCGCGACGGCGAGGAGCATGACGAGGTCAAGGGCAACCGCACCTTCATCCTCATCATGGGCATCGCGGTGATCGGTACGGCGATCGCGCTCAACGACGTCGTCCAGGCGCTGACCGTCGCGTACAACCTGCTCGTCGGCGGCCTGCTCGTGCCGATCCTCGGCGGACTGCTGTGGAAGCGCGGCACGGGGCAGGGCGCGCTCGCCTCCGTCGTCGTCGGCGGTGTCGCGGTCATCGGCCTGATGGCGACGTACGGCATCCTCGCCAACGAGCCCATCTACTACGGCCTGTTGTCCTCCCTGGTCACCTATGTCGTCGTCTCCCTGGCGACCAAGCCGACCGACGCGGCCGTACTCGCCGCCTGGCGCGATCGTCTCGCCGGACGGACTCCCGAACTCGCGTCCGAACCGGTCCCGGCTCACCAGTAG
- the speB gene encoding agmatinase codes for MSSNEMPRGPVDSSRIPRYAGPATFARLPRLDEVGTADVAVVGVPFDSGVSYRPGARFGGNAIREASRLLRPYNPAQDASPFALAQVADAGDIAANPFNINEAVETVEAAADELLGTGARLMTLGGDHTIALPLLRSVAKKHGPVALLHFDAHLDTWDTYFGAEYTHGTPFRRAVEEGILDTEALSHVGTRGPLYGKQDLTDDEKMGFGIVTSADIYRRGADEVADQLRQRIGDRPLYISIDIDCLDPAHAPGTGTPEAGGMTSRELLEILRGLASCNLVSADVVEVAPAYDHAEITAVAASHTAYELTTIMSRQIAEARAK; via the coding sequence ATGAGCAGCAACGAGATGCCCCGCGGGCCCGTCGACTCCTCCCGGATTCCGCGGTACGCAGGTCCCGCGACCTTCGCCCGGCTGCCGCGCCTCGACGAGGTCGGCACCGCCGATGTCGCCGTGGTCGGCGTGCCGTTCGACTCCGGCGTCTCGTACCGGCCGGGCGCCCGCTTCGGCGGCAACGCGATCCGCGAGGCGTCCCGGCTGCTGCGCCCCTACAACCCGGCGCAGGACGCCTCCCCGTTCGCCCTCGCGCAGGTCGCGGACGCCGGTGACATAGCGGCGAACCCGTTCAACATCAACGAGGCCGTGGAGACGGTGGAGGCCGCCGCGGACGAGCTGCTGGGGACGGGCGCCCGGCTGATGACGCTGGGCGGCGACCACACCATCGCCCTCCCGCTTCTGCGCTCCGTCGCGAAGAAGCACGGGCCGGTGGCCCTCCTCCACTTCGACGCGCACCTCGACACCTGGGACACGTACTTCGGCGCGGAGTACACGCACGGCACGCCGTTCCGCCGGGCGGTCGAGGAGGGAATCCTGGACACGGAGGCCCTCTCGCACGTCGGCACCCGCGGCCCGCTGTACGGCAAGCAGGACCTCACCGACGACGAGAAGATGGGCTTCGGCATCGTCACGTCCGCCGACATCTACCGTCGCGGCGCGGACGAGGTCGCCGACCAGCTGCGCCAGCGCATCGGCGACCGCCCGCTGTACATCTCCATCGACATCGACTGCCTCGACCCGGCGCACGCGCCCGGCACCGGCACCCCCGAGGCGGGCGGCATGACCTCCCGCGAACTCCTGGAGATCCTGCGGGGGCTGGCGTCCTGCAACCTGGTCTCGGCCGACGTCGTGGAGGTCGCCCCGGCCTACGACCACGCCGAGATCACGGCGGTGGCGGCGTCCCACACGGCTTACGAGCTGACGACCATCATGTCCCGCCAGATTGCAGAGGCCCGCGCGAAGTGA